In a single window of the Micromonospora sp. WMMD1155 genome:
- a CDS encoding GntR family transcriptional regulator: MADDLRDKLGAQHLPLRDQVLTALRTAIIDGDYLPGERLTEDRLAEDFGVSRNPVREALRVAEAEGFVLILPRRGAVVASPSSGTIADMFAVRERLETLAARLAAERATPADVAALRALLDQGREATQRQDLARVAELNSRLHLRILQISGNPWLSSIAKSLYLHVQWVFRLGAAERAPHSWAEHIQLVDAIESGDGDRAERAALAHLDAASAAAHENAEGGYGRP; the protein is encoded by the coding sequence GTGGCTGACGATCTGCGGGACAAGCTCGGCGCCCAACACCTGCCGTTACGCGATCAGGTCCTCACCGCACTGCGCACCGCGATCATCGACGGCGACTACCTGCCCGGTGAACGGCTCACCGAGGACCGGCTCGCCGAGGACTTCGGCGTCTCCCGCAACCCGGTCCGGGAGGCTCTCCGCGTCGCCGAGGCCGAAGGTTTCGTCCTGATCCTCCCCCGCCGGGGAGCGGTGGTCGCCTCACCGAGCAGCGGGACCATCGCCGACATGTTCGCCGTCCGCGAGCGCCTGGAGACGCTGGCCGCCCGGCTGGCCGCCGAACGGGCCACCCCCGCCGACGTGGCCGCCCTGCGGGCCCTGCTCGACCAGGGCCGCGAGGCGACCCAGCGACAGGACCTGGCCCGGGTCGCCGAGCTGAACAGCAGACTGCACCTGCGCATCCTGCAGATCAGCGGGAACCCCTGGCTGTCGTCGATCGCCAAGTCGCTCTACCTCCATGTCCAGTGGGTCTTCCGGCTCGGGGCGGCGGAACGCGCACCACACTCGTGGGCCGAGCACATCCAGCTCGTCGACGCCATCGAGTCAGGTGACGGCGACCGCGCCGAGCGGGCCGCGCTCGCGCACCTCGACGCGGCGTCCGCCGCTGCCCACGAGAACGCCGAGGGCGGCTACGGCCGGCCCTAA